One segment of Brassica napus cultivar Da-Ae chromosome C3, Da-Ae, whole genome shotgun sequence DNA contains the following:
- the LOC106388928 gene encoding putative E3 ubiquitin-protein ligase LIN-1 isoform X1, which produces MASPPNLISCNESSDLESIQEIVVSINDYILSVVSNPEVWFSLKQQCISMLSIEEENTLFEFSSEHSALSNLYWGIESIEASLQPESSEEKMSRLRNSERMLQMPALLDEQGTTTSGVPNSTLVAFSYFYLSIVSCIQGDSLQTTLHFLQSVLVSPDVLRNEIAPELCECLFFTPGVSKSDEEIREIARKYKYRATYYQVISYGKNHQRSSECTEKQLQRPNKYRPDISTANGHSFAEKLELSETCEVCLLMTITFSCNIITLFNFLLKLLQYQNLQGVDMQEDELNDIFNKLKASRPCLDWNLHEDYNPELGKNTRVMSLNDFLNDSQPTKSYNEETLAKRSHSLIGHFNRSIFDIQAQQAYKTRNAHIEDVSSLRKLELEEDSAYGSITFEGMRRNLQTIRLGDGVQTHSRRARRMSLWENLQSFIKEVLGNDDEKYLSEVTMIYQMLNGKQGVKYSMLKDVILDQLLMAISSSEEKNVIKASMTALTKIISVNRTAIEEVKRKGLNLSHLANALKQNVQEAAILIYLIKPSPTEIKRLELLPALVDVVASTSSSSCSYTFRPSPPLLTPPAASLMIIEVLVTAFDHATNTMHLAEISSPNVLGGLLDVAKSGNSGEFISLARVLVKCMEFDGVNRKYIYQHTQVAPFAHLLQSNDREEIFIALQFLHEVLKIPRSSAIKILQQIKKDGSFDIQDTLLQCIKQLQGDHRLFAADILLQLNVLESPPESKKFRNEATRALLEAATYSECSNMQILSTLILSNIGGTYSWKGEPYTAAWLMKRGGLSSMSHMNMIRNINWSDECLQDTGIDGWCCKIARRIIETGKATFCGLQEGLKSKNKNVAKACLIAIALLSIEISKGPNSLKYSACEVLLEEIAQFLHPGLELEVRLLACICIYNFSSGKGIHKLINFSEGVRESLRRLSSVTWMADELHKATYYLFSKSDQRISCVHTQTIEMHQSGSGAVTALIYHKGLLFSGYSDGSVKVWNVDEKLSSTLLWNIKDHKSAVTCFSVCETGESVLSGSADKTIRIWQIVKGKLECVEVIKTKESIRKLEAFGNMIFVITKGHKMKMLDSSRTSQSIFKGKSVKSMVAAQGKVYIGCIDSSIQELILANKREKEIRAPTRSWRIQNKPISSVVVYKDMLYSSSTHVEMSNIKDLRRSYEPQMSISAEKGSNIVAMGVVEDFIYLNRSSSTSTIQIWLRRTQQKVGRLSAGSKITSLLTGNDIVFCGTEAGVIKGWVPL; this is translated from the exons ATGGCTTCTCCTCCAAATCTGATCTCCTGTAACGAGAGTTCTGATCTTGAATCCATTCAGGAAATTGTAGTTTCCATCAACGACTACATTCTCAGCGTAGTATCAAATCCTGAAGTATGGTTTTCACTTAAGCAGCAATGCATTAGCATGTTAAGCATTGAAGAGGAGAATACTCTCTTTGAATTCTCCTCTGAACACTCTGCTCTCTCGAATCTCTATTGGGGAATCGAAAGCATCGAAGCTTCTTTACAACCAGAGAGCTCTGAAGAGAAGATGTCTCGCCTCAGAAACTCAGAGAGGATGCTTCAAATGCCTGCGTTGCTTGACGAACAAGGAACCACCACTTCAGGTGTTCCCAACTCAACCTTGGTTGCTTTCTCTTACTTCTACCTCTCCATTGTAAGCTGTATCCAAGGTGATTCCCTGCAGACAACTTTGCATTTTCTCCAGTCAGTTTTGGTCTCACCTGATGTCCTGAGAAACGAGATTGCCCCTGAGCTCTGCGAGTGCCTTTTCTTCACTCCTGGTGTGTCTAAGTCAGATGAAGAGATCAGAGAGATTGCAAGAAAGTATAAATATAGAGCAACTTATTACCAGGTTATATCATATGGAAAGAATCATCAACGATCAAGTGAATGTACAGAGAAACAACTTCAAAGGCCAAATAAATATAG GCCAGATATATCTACAGCTAATGGACATTCATTTGCAGAGAAGCTAGAGTTATCTGAAACCTGTGAGGTATGTTTATTAATGACCATAACATTTTCTTGTAACATTATTACCTTATTTAACTTCTTGTTGAAGTTATTGCAGTACCAGAACCTCCAGGGTGTTGATATGCAAGAAGATGAGCTTAATGACATCTTTAACAAACTCAAAGCATCAAGGCCATGTTTGGATTGGAACCTGCATGAAGATTACAATCCAGAGCTTGGAAAAAACACAAGAGTCATGAGCCTCAATGACTTCTTGAATGACTCTCAGCCAACCAAATCATATAATGAAGAGACATTAGCCAAGCGATCCCACAGTTTAATCGGTCATTTTAACCGCTCCATCTTTGACATTCAGGCTCAGCAAGCATACAAAACCAGGAATGCACACATAGAAGATGTCTCTTCTTTGAGGAAACTGGAGTTAGAAGAAGATTCAGCCTATGGTTCCATAACTTTTGAAGGAATGAGGAGGAATCTGCAAACCATAAGACTAGGAGATGGAGTTCAGACGCATTCAAGAAGAGCTAGGAGAATGAGTCTATGGGAGAATCTTCAGAGCTTTATAAAGGAAGTTCTAGGGAATGATGATGAGAAGTATCTCTCAGAGGTTACAATGATCTATCAAATGCTCAACGGTAAACAAGGAGTCAAGTATAGTATGCTCAAGGATGTGATTCTAGATCAGCTGCTTATGGCCATTTCAAGTTCTGAGGAGAAAAATGTGATTAAAGCATCCATGACCGCACTTACCAAGATCATATCAGTCAATAGAACAGCTATAGAGGAAGTCAAGAGGAAGGGTTTGAATCTAAGCCATTTAGCAAACGCCCTGAAACAAAATGTGCAAGAAGCAGCTATTCTCATCTACCTGATAAAGCCATCTCCAACAGAAATAAAAAGGCTTGAGCTGTTACCAGCTCTTGTGGATGTTGTTGCatccacttcttcttcttcttgttcttacACGTTTAGACCTTCACCTCCTCTTCTGACACCTCCTGCAGCATCACTGATGATTATTGAAGTGCTTGTCACTGCTTTTGATCATGCTACAAACACAATGCACTTGGCTGAGATCAGCTCTCCTAATGTCCTTGGTGGACTTCTTGATGTTGCAAAAAGTGGAAACTCAGGGGAGTTCATCTCCTTGGCCAGAGTTTTAGTCAAATGCATGGAGTTTGATGGAGTTAACAGGAAGTATATCTATCAGCACACTCAAGTGGCTCCTTTTGCGCATCTATTGCAGAGCAATGACAGAGAAGAAATCTTCATTGCtcttcagtttctccatgaggTCCTGAAGATACCAAG GTCATCAGCTATTAAGATACTGCAGCAGATAAAGAAAGATGGAAGTTTTGACATTCAGGATACATTGCTGCAGTGTATTAAACAGTTGCAGGGAGATCACAGACTCTTTGCAGCAGATATATTGCTTCAACTGAATGTGCTG GAGTCCCCTCCTGAGAGCAAAAAGTTCAGAAATGAGGCCACAAGAGCTCTCCTTGAAGCAGCTACATATAGTGAATGCTCAAATATGCAGATTTTATCAACATTGATTCTTTCGAATATCGGTGGAACTTATTCATGGAAAGGAGAACCATACACTGCTGCTTGGCTGATGAAAAGAGGAGGTCTAAGTTCTATGTCACACATGAATATGATAAGAAACATAAACTGGTCAGATGAATGCTTGCag GATACAGGAATAGATGGTTGGTGTTGTAAGATAGCAAGAAGAATTATTGAGACAGGAAAAGCCACGTTTTGCGGTTTACAAGAAGGTCTGAAGAGTAAAAACAAGAATGTTGCAAAGGCATGTCTTATAGCCATTGCATTGCTCAGCATAGAGATTTCAAAAGGTCcaaatagtttaaaatattcAGCATGTGAAGTCTTACTTGAAGAGATAGCACAGTTTTTACACCCTGGTTTGGAGCTTGAAGTGAGACTTCTTGCTTGTATATGCATCTACAATTTTAGCTCTGGCAAAG GGATCCACAAACTAATCAATTTTTCGGAAGGAGTTAGAGAGTCTTTAAGACGTCTTTCAAGTGTGACTTGGATGGCAGATGAACTGCATAAAGCAACATATTATCTATTCAGCAaatca GACCAGAGGATATCTTGTGTTCATACACAAACCATAGAGATGCATCAATCTGGCAGTGGAGCTGTAACAGCCCTCATCTACCATAAAGGCTTGCTATTTAGTGGATACTCAGATGGTTCAGTCAAG GTGTGGAATGTGGATGAGAAATTATCATCCACACTTCTTTGGAACATCAAGGACCACAAAAGCGCTGTAACATGCTTTTCAGTTTGTGAAACAGGAGAGAGTGTGTTAAGTGGATCTGCAGATAAAACTATCAGG ATATGGCAGATAGTTAAAGGAAAGCTGGAATGTGTTGAAgtcataaaaacaaaagaatcaaTAAGGAAACTGGAAGCATTTGGAAATATGATCTTTGTCATAACCAAGGGGCATAAAATGAAG ATGCTTGATTCCTCAAGAACATCTCAAAGTATCTTCAAAGGTAAAAGTGTGAAGAGTATGGTAGCAGCCCAAGGAAAGGTGTACATAGGATGCATAGATTCAAGTATACAG GAATTAATACTCGCAAATAAACGGGAGAAAGAGATCAGAGCACCAACGAGGAGCTGGAGAATTCAAAACAAGCCCATCAGCTCAGTGGTTGTGTACAAAGACATGTTATATAGCTCAAGCACCCATGTTGAGATGTCCAATATCAAG GACTTGAGAAGGAGTTATGAGCCCCAAATGTCAATATCAGCTGAAAAGGGGTCCAATATAGTAGCCATGGGTGTTGTTGAAGACTTCATCTACTTGAATCGAAGTTCATCCACAAGCACTATTCAG ATTTGGTTGAGAAGGACACAACAGAAAGTGGGAAGGTTATCAGCAGGAAGCAAGATAACAAGCCTCCTTACTGGTAATGACATTGTTTTTTGCGGTACAGAAGCTGGAGTAATCAAG GGATGGGTTCCGTTATAG
- the LOC106388928 gene encoding putative E3 ubiquitin-protein ligase LIN-1 isoform X2, with amino-acid sequence MASPPNLISCNESSDLESIQEIVVSINDYILSVVSNPEVWFSLKQQCISMLSIEEENTLFEFSSEHSALSNLYWGIESIEASLQPESSEEKMSRLRNSERMLQMPALLDEQGTTTSGVPNSTLVAFSYFYLSIVSCIQGDSLQTTLHFLQSVLVSPDVLRNEIAPELCECLFFTPGVSKSDEEIREIARKYKYRATYYQVISYGKNHQRSSECTEKQLQRPNKYRPDISTANGHSFAEKLELSETCELLQYQNLQGVDMQEDELNDIFNKLKASRPCLDWNLHEDYNPELGKNTRVMSLNDFLNDSQPTKSYNEETLAKRSHSLIGHFNRSIFDIQAQQAYKTRNAHIEDVSSLRKLELEEDSAYGSITFEGMRRNLQTIRLGDGVQTHSRRARRMSLWENLQSFIKEVLGNDDEKYLSEVTMIYQMLNGKQGVKYSMLKDVILDQLLMAISSSEEKNVIKASMTALTKIISVNRTAIEEVKRKGLNLSHLANALKQNVQEAAILIYLIKPSPTEIKRLELLPALVDVVASTSSSSCSYTFRPSPPLLTPPAASLMIIEVLVTAFDHATNTMHLAEISSPNVLGGLLDVAKSGNSGEFISLARVLVKCMEFDGVNRKYIYQHTQVAPFAHLLQSNDREEIFIALQFLHEVLKIPRSSAIKILQQIKKDGSFDIQDTLLQCIKQLQGDHRLFAADILLQLNVLESPPESKKFRNEATRALLEAATYSECSNMQILSTLILSNIGGTYSWKGEPYTAAWLMKRGGLSSMSHMNMIRNINWSDECLQDTGIDGWCCKIARRIIETGKATFCGLQEGLKSKNKNVAKACLIAIALLSIEISKGPNSLKYSACEVLLEEIAQFLHPGLELEVRLLACICIYNFSSGKGIHKLINFSEGVRESLRRLSSVTWMADELHKATYYLFSKSDQRISCVHTQTIEMHQSGSGAVTALIYHKGLLFSGYSDGSVKVWNVDEKLSSTLLWNIKDHKSAVTCFSVCETGESVLSGSADKTIRIWQIVKGKLECVEVIKTKESIRKLEAFGNMIFVITKGHKMKMLDSSRTSQSIFKGKSVKSMVAAQGKVYIGCIDSSIQELILANKREKEIRAPTRSWRIQNKPISSVVVYKDMLYSSSTHVEMSNIKDLRRSYEPQMSISAEKGSNIVAMGVVEDFIYLNRSSSTSTIQIWLRRTQQKVGRLSAGSKITSLLTGNDIVFCGTEAGVIKGWVPL; translated from the exons ATGGCTTCTCCTCCAAATCTGATCTCCTGTAACGAGAGTTCTGATCTTGAATCCATTCAGGAAATTGTAGTTTCCATCAACGACTACATTCTCAGCGTAGTATCAAATCCTGAAGTATGGTTTTCACTTAAGCAGCAATGCATTAGCATGTTAAGCATTGAAGAGGAGAATACTCTCTTTGAATTCTCCTCTGAACACTCTGCTCTCTCGAATCTCTATTGGGGAATCGAAAGCATCGAAGCTTCTTTACAACCAGAGAGCTCTGAAGAGAAGATGTCTCGCCTCAGAAACTCAGAGAGGATGCTTCAAATGCCTGCGTTGCTTGACGAACAAGGAACCACCACTTCAGGTGTTCCCAACTCAACCTTGGTTGCTTTCTCTTACTTCTACCTCTCCATTGTAAGCTGTATCCAAGGTGATTCCCTGCAGACAACTTTGCATTTTCTCCAGTCAGTTTTGGTCTCACCTGATGTCCTGAGAAACGAGATTGCCCCTGAGCTCTGCGAGTGCCTTTTCTTCACTCCTGGTGTGTCTAAGTCAGATGAAGAGATCAGAGAGATTGCAAGAAAGTATAAATATAGAGCAACTTATTACCAGGTTATATCATATGGAAAGAATCATCAACGATCAAGTGAATGTACAGAGAAACAACTTCAAAGGCCAAATAAATATAG GCCAGATATATCTACAGCTAATGGACATTCATTTGCAGAGAAGCTAGAGTTATCTGAAACCTGTGAG TTATTGCAGTACCAGAACCTCCAGGGTGTTGATATGCAAGAAGATGAGCTTAATGACATCTTTAACAAACTCAAAGCATCAAGGCCATGTTTGGATTGGAACCTGCATGAAGATTACAATCCAGAGCTTGGAAAAAACACAAGAGTCATGAGCCTCAATGACTTCTTGAATGACTCTCAGCCAACCAAATCATATAATGAAGAGACATTAGCCAAGCGATCCCACAGTTTAATCGGTCATTTTAACCGCTCCATCTTTGACATTCAGGCTCAGCAAGCATACAAAACCAGGAATGCACACATAGAAGATGTCTCTTCTTTGAGGAAACTGGAGTTAGAAGAAGATTCAGCCTATGGTTCCATAACTTTTGAAGGAATGAGGAGGAATCTGCAAACCATAAGACTAGGAGATGGAGTTCAGACGCATTCAAGAAGAGCTAGGAGAATGAGTCTATGGGAGAATCTTCAGAGCTTTATAAAGGAAGTTCTAGGGAATGATGATGAGAAGTATCTCTCAGAGGTTACAATGATCTATCAAATGCTCAACGGTAAACAAGGAGTCAAGTATAGTATGCTCAAGGATGTGATTCTAGATCAGCTGCTTATGGCCATTTCAAGTTCTGAGGAGAAAAATGTGATTAAAGCATCCATGACCGCACTTACCAAGATCATATCAGTCAATAGAACAGCTATAGAGGAAGTCAAGAGGAAGGGTTTGAATCTAAGCCATTTAGCAAACGCCCTGAAACAAAATGTGCAAGAAGCAGCTATTCTCATCTACCTGATAAAGCCATCTCCAACAGAAATAAAAAGGCTTGAGCTGTTACCAGCTCTTGTGGATGTTGTTGCatccacttcttcttcttcttgttcttacACGTTTAGACCTTCACCTCCTCTTCTGACACCTCCTGCAGCATCACTGATGATTATTGAAGTGCTTGTCACTGCTTTTGATCATGCTACAAACACAATGCACTTGGCTGAGATCAGCTCTCCTAATGTCCTTGGTGGACTTCTTGATGTTGCAAAAAGTGGAAACTCAGGGGAGTTCATCTCCTTGGCCAGAGTTTTAGTCAAATGCATGGAGTTTGATGGAGTTAACAGGAAGTATATCTATCAGCACACTCAAGTGGCTCCTTTTGCGCATCTATTGCAGAGCAATGACAGAGAAGAAATCTTCATTGCtcttcagtttctccatgaggTCCTGAAGATACCAAG GTCATCAGCTATTAAGATACTGCAGCAGATAAAGAAAGATGGAAGTTTTGACATTCAGGATACATTGCTGCAGTGTATTAAACAGTTGCAGGGAGATCACAGACTCTTTGCAGCAGATATATTGCTTCAACTGAATGTGCTG GAGTCCCCTCCTGAGAGCAAAAAGTTCAGAAATGAGGCCACAAGAGCTCTCCTTGAAGCAGCTACATATAGTGAATGCTCAAATATGCAGATTTTATCAACATTGATTCTTTCGAATATCGGTGGAACTTATTCATGGAAAGGAGAACCATACACTGCTGCTTGGCTGATGAAAAGAGGAGGTCTAAGTTCTATGTCACACATGAATATGATAAGAAACATAAACTGGTCAGATGAATGCTTGCag GATACAGGAATAGATGGTTGGTGTTGTAAGATAGCAAGAAGAATTATTGAGACAGGAAAAGCCACGTTTTGCGGTTTACAAGAAGGTCTGAAGAGTAAAAACAAGAATGTTGCAAAGGCATGTCTTATAGCCATTGCATTGCTCAGCATAGAGATTTCAAAAGGTCcaaatagtttaaaatattcAGCATGTGAAGTCTTACTTGAAGAGATAGCACAGTTTTTACACCCTGGTTTGGAGCTTGAAGTGAGACTTCTTGCTTGTATATGCATCTACAATTTTAGCTCTGGCAAAG GGATCCACAAACTAATCAATTTTTCGGAAGGAGTTAGAGAGTCTTTAAGACGTCTTTCAAGTGTGACTTGGATGGCAGATGAACTGCATAAAGCAACATATTATCTATTCAGCAaatca GACCAGAGGATATCTTGTGTTCATACACAAACCATAGAGATGCATCAATCTGGCAGTGGAGCTGTAACAGCCCTCATCTACCATAAAGGCTTGCTATTTAGTGGATACTCAGATGGTTCAGTCAAG GTGTGGAATGTGGATGAGAAATTATCATCCACACTTCTTTGGAACATCAAGGACCACAAAAGCGCTGTAACATGCTTTTCAGTTTGTGAAACAGGAGAGAGTGTGTTAAGTGGATCTGCAGATAAAACTATCAGG ATATGGCAGATAGTTAAAGGAAAGCTGGAATGTGTTGAAgtcataaaaacaaaagaatcaaTAAGGAAACTGGAAGCATTTGGAAATATGATCTTTGTCATAACCAAGGGGCATAAAATGAAG ATGCTTGATTCCTCAAGAACATCTCAAAGTATCTTCAAAGGTAAAAGTGTGAAGAGTATGGTAGCAGCCCAAGGAAAGGTGTACATAGGATGCATAGATTCAAGTATACAG GAATTAATACTCGCAAATAAACGGGAGAAAGAGATCAGAGCACCAACGAGGAGCTGGAGAATTCAAAACAAGCCCATCAGCTCAGTGGTTGTGTACAAAGACATGTTATATAGCTCAAGCACCCATGTTGAGATGTCCAATATCAAG GACTTGAGAAGGAGTTATGAGCCCCAAATGTCAATATCAGCTGAAAAGGGGTCCAATATAGTAGCCATGGGTGTTGTTGAAGACTTCATCTACTTGAATCGAAGTTCATCCACAAGCACTATTCAG ATTTGGTTGAGAAGGACACAACAGAAAGTGGGAAGGTTATCAGCAGGAAGCAAGATAACAAGCCTCCTTACTGGTAATGACATTGTTTTTTGCGGTACAGAAGCTGGAGTAATCAAG GGATGGGTTCCGTTATAG